A region of Paraburkholderia largidicola DNA encodes the following proteins:
- the rpmD gene encoding 50S ribosomal protein L30: protein MSDKTVKVQLVKSLIGTRESHRATVRGLGLRRLNSVSELQDTPAVRGMINKVSYLVKVIG, encoded by the coding sequence ATGTCTGATAAAACTGTCAAGGTTCAGCTCGTCAAGAGCCTGATTGGGACCCGCGAATCGCACCGCGCCACGGTGCGCGGTCTTGGCCTGCGTCGTCTGAACTCGGTTAGCGAGCTGCAGGACACGCCGGCTGTGCGCGGCATGATCAACAAGGTCTCGTACCTCGTTAAGGTCATCGGCTAA
- the rpsE gene encoding 30S ribosomal protein S5, producing MAKMQAKVQADERDDGLREKMISVNRVTKVVKGGRILGFAALTVVGDGDGRVGMGKGKAKEVPVAVQKAMEQARRNMFKVPLKNGTLQHEVHGKHGASTVLLAPAKDGTGVIAGGPMRAVFDVMGVQNVVAKSHGSTNPYNLVRATLDGLRKQSTPADIAAKRGKSVEDILG from the coding sequence ATGGCAAAGATGCAAGCGAAAGTTCAGGCTGACGAACGCGACGACGGCCTCCGCGAAAAGATGATTTCGGTCAACCGCGTGACCAAGGTCGTGAAGGGTGGCCGTATTCTCGGTTTCGCCGCACTGACCGTGGTTGGCGACGGTGATGGCCGCGTCGGCATGGGCAAGGGCAAGGCCAAGGAAGTCCCGGTCGCTGTTCAGAAGGCAATGGAACAAGCCCGCCGCAACATGTTCAAGGTGCCGCTCAAGAACGGTACGCTGCAACACGAAGTGCACGGCAAGCACGGCGCATCGACGGTTCTCCTCGCTCCGGCGAAGGACGGTACCGGCGTGATCGCTGGTGGCCCGATGCGTGCAGTGTTCGACGTGATGGGCGTGCAAAACGTTGTGGCCAAGAGCCACGGTTCGACGAACCCGTACAACCTCGTTCGTGCGACGCTGGATGGTCTGCGCAAGCAGTCGACGCCGGCTGACATCGCCGCGAAGCGTGGTAAGTCCGTCGAAGACATTCTGGGCTAA
- the rplR gene encoding 50S ribosomal protein L18 — translation MDKTQSRLRRARQTRIKIAELQVARLAVHRTNTHIYAQVFSPCGTKVLASASTLEAEVRAQLADQSGKGGNVAAATLIGKRIAEKAKAAGIESVAFDRSGFRYHGRVKALADAAREAGLKF, via the coding sequence GTCAGACGCGTATCAAGATCGCTGAGCTGCAAGTCGCGCGTCTGGCCGTGCATCGCACGAACACGCACATCTATGCGCAAGTGTTCTCGCCGTGCGGCACCAAGGTGCTCGCCAGCGCGTCGACGCTCGAAGCCGAAGTGCGTGCGCAACTGGCCGACCAGTCGGGCAAGGGTGGCAATGTTGCCGCTGCGACCCTGATCGGCAAGCGCATCGCAGAAAAGGCTAAGGCTGCCGGCATCGAATCCGTCGCCTTCGACCGCTCGGGTTTCCGCTACCACGGCCGCGTGAAAGCGCTGGCTGATGCGGCGCGCGAAGCCGGGCTCAAGTTCTAA